One Curtobacterium sp. MCLR17_007 DNA window includes the following coding sequences:
- a CDS encoding Gfo/Idh/MocA family oxidoreductase yields the protein MSRVGIGIIGAGNISTQYLTNLTQFADVEVRFVADVLLDRAAAQAAEYGVPNSGSVDELLARDDVQIVINLTIPAAHAEVDQQIIDAGKHVWSEKPIATDHDSAAAVLASAKAKGLRVATAPDTVLGAGIQTALRAIARGDIGEPLTATTMFHVPGPEAWHPNPDFLFATGAGPLFDMGPYYVTTLVHALGAATRVQAVSSKSLERRTIASGDRAGETFPVEVPTHHAALIEFAGGQSAQSTFSFQHALPRMGFVEINGTLGTISLPDPNTFEGDSTLWRYGQDEPETITAVGSTWGRGTGVVELARAIAEDRPERASGATALHVLDVLLGIRDAAANGSAVDIASTVDAIPPLPEDFDPAAAVLTAGA from the coding sequence GTGAGCCGTGTCGGGATCGGCATCATCGGTGCCGGCAACATCTCCACGCAGTACCTGACGAACCTGACGCAGTTCGCCGACGTCGAGGTCCGCTTCGTCGCCGACGTGTTGCTCGACCGTGCCGCGGCCCAGGCAGCGGAGTACGGCGTGCCGAACTCCGGCTCGGTCGACGAGCTCCTGGCGCGCGACGACGTGCAGATCGTCATCAACCTGACGATCCCGGCCGCGCACGCCGAGGTCGACCAGCAGATCATCGACGCGGGCAAGCACGTGTGGAGCGAGAAGCCGATCGCCACCGACCACGACTCCGCGGCCGCGGTGCTCGCGTCCGCGAAGGCGAAGGGGCTGCGTGTCGCCACGGCACCGGACACCGTGCTCGGGGCCGGCATCCAGACGGCGCTGCGGGCCATCGCCCGCGGCGACATCGGCGAGCCGCTGACCGCGACCACGATGTTCCACGTACCCGGGCCCGAAGCGTGGCACCCGAACCCGGACTTCCTGTTCGCCACCGGCGCCGGGCCCCTGTTCGACATGGGCCCGTACTACGTGACCACGCTCGTGCACGCCCTCGGTGCCGCCACCCGCGTGCAGGCCGTGTCGTCGAAGTCGCTCGAGCGTCGGACCATCGCGTCCGGCGACCGCGCGGGCGAGACGTTCCCGGTCGAGGTCCCGACGCACCACGCGGCACTCATCGAGTTCGCCGGCGGGCAGTCCGCACAGTCGACGTTCTCGTTCCAGCACGCGCTGCCCCGCATGGGCTTCGTCGAGATCAACGGCACGCTCGGGACGATCTCACTGCCGGACCCGAACACGTTCGAAGGCGATTCGACCCTCTGGCGCTACGGCCAGGACGAGCCCGAGACGATCACCGCCGTCGGCTCGACCTGGGGCCGCGGCACCGGGGTGGTCGAGCTCGCCCGCGCGATCGCCGAGGACCGTCCGGAGCGCGCTTCGGGTGCGACCGCGCTGCACGTGCTGGACGTGCTGCTCGGCATCCGCGACGCCGCTGCGAACGGCAGTGCCGTGGACATCGCGTCGACCGTGGACGCCATCCCGCCGCTCCCCGAGGACTTCGACCCCGCAGCCGCGGTCCTGACCGCCGGGGCGTAG
- a CDS encoding sugar phosphate isomerase/epimerase yields MPTTSVQLYSLRDAIAADLDKAIARVAEIGYENVEPYAFVERAADLERAFAATGLKAPSGHVAVIDATDTAPIWDAAERLGITTVIDPFIPTDRWQTADDVAKIAERVNELTAEAAARGLQFGYHNHQWEFTNKVDGRTVYEHFVAQLAPETVLELDTFWATVGGADAPAVLRSLGDRVVAIHVKDGQVDGDIRDALPSSESALIVPEALQRAFENQTPAGQGDVDVASILAAAPQAIRVVEFDAYKGDVFEGIAESLAWLKDNDK; encoded by the coding sequence ATGCCCACCACCTCTGTGCAGCTGTACTCACTGCGCGACGCGATCGCCGCCGACCTCGACAAGGCCATCGCCCGTGTCGCCGAGATCGGCTACGAGAACGTCGAGCCGTACGCGTTCGTCGAACGTGCCGCCGACCTCGAGCGTGCGTTCGCCGCGACCGGCCTGAAGGCACCCTCCGGTCACGTCGCGGTCATCGACGCCACCGACACCGCGCCGATCTGGGACGCTGCCGAGCGTCTCGGCATCACGACGGTCATCGACCCGTTCATCCCGACCGACCGCTGGCAGACCGCCGACGACGTCGCGAAGATCGCCGAACGCGTCAACGAGCTCACCGCCGAAGCCGCGGCCCGTGGCCTGCAGTTCGGGTACCACAACCACCAGTGGGAGTTCACGAACAAGGTCGACGGCCGCACGGTCTACGAGCACTTCGTCGCGCAGCTCGCCCCGGAGACCGTGCTCGAGCTCGACACCTTCTGGGCGACCGTCGGCGGTGCCGATGCCCCCGCCGTGCTCCGCTCCCTCGGTGACCGCGTCGTCGCCATCCACGTGAAGGACGGCCAGGTCGACGGCGACATCCGCGACGCCCTCCCCTCGTCCGAGAGCGCCCTCATCGTCCCCGAGGCACTGCAGCGCGCCTTCGAGAACCAGACCCCCGCGGGCCAGGGCGACGTCGACGTGGCATCGATCCTCGCGGCAGCTCCCCAGGCCATCCGCGTCGTCGAGTTCGACGCGTACAAGGGCGACGTCTTCGAGGGCATCGCCGAGTCCCTCGCCTGGCTCAAGGACAACGACAAGTGA
- a CDS encoding MFS transporter: MSTPEPAETPTLVHPEAGITQPVSTLKVGIGYQVALFLGQFGLFVALMAPVYVSMQLKAQALVGDDAANVIGTVLPIGAFGALIMNPLAGALSDRTRTRWGRRRPWMLTGVVVFAIALAWIAFAPDTLQLTLGWLLAQLAANTVLSTLTASFADNVPEFQRGKSSSIIALAQNLAVLAGTYLSVFFVANLPVLFIAPGILAIILVVVYAVVARDELPTYTLKKFTFLNLIASFWTNPIKNPDFAFAWWSRFLIIFATFMFTTYRLLYMQEHIGIADAGEATAAVAFGVLLYTIALLVSAAVSGWLSDRLGRRKVFVAGSTALFAVGLVVLAHAETVNGFYVAEVVMGFAYGIYSAIDTALVVDVLPNADRPGKDLGVINIANALPQSLAPAAALFFLKIGTDGTADNYQLMCWAAGAVAIVGALVVLPIKRVR; encoded by the coding sequence ATGAGCACACCCGAACCCGCGGAGACCCCGACCCTGGTGCACCCCGAAGCGGGCATCACCCAGCCGGTCAGCACCCTGAAGGTGGGGATCGGCTACCAGGTCGCCCTGTTCCTCGGGCAGTTCGGTCTGTTCGTGGCCCTCATGGCGCCGGTGTACGTGAGCATGCAGCTCAAGGCGCAGGCGCTCGTCGGTGACGACGCGGCGAACGTCATCGGCACGGTGCTGCCGATCGGCGCCTTCGGTGCGCTCATCATGAACCCGCTGGCCGGCGCGCTGTCCGACCGCACCCGCACGCGCTGGGGACGTCGTCGTCCGTGGATGCTGACCGGTGTGGTCGTCTTCGCGATCGCGCTGGCGTGGATCGCGTTCGCCCCGGACACGCTCCAGCTGACGCTCGGGTGGCTGCTCGCCCAGCTCGCCGCCAACACGGTGCTCTCGACCCTGACCGCGAGCTTCGCCGACAACGTGCCCGAGTTCCAGCGCGGCAAGTCGTCGAGCATCATCGCCCTCGCGCAGAACCTCGCCGTGCTCGCCGGGACCTACCTGTCCGTGTTCTTCGTCGCGAACCTGCCCGTGCTGTTCATCGCGCCGGGCATCCTGGCGATCATCCTGGTGGTCGTCTACGCCGTGGTCGCCCGCGACGAGCTGCCGACGTACACGCTCAAGAAGTTCACGTTCCTCAACCTCATCGCGTCGTTCTGGACGAACCCGATCAAGAACCCGGACTTCGCGTTCGCGTGGTGGTCGCGCTTCCTCATCATCTTCGCGACCTTCATGTTCACGACGTACCGCCTGCTCTACATGCAGGAGCACATCGGGATCGCCGACGCGGGCGAGGCCACCGCGGCCGTGGCGTTCGGCGTGCTGCTGTACACGATCGCGCTCCTGGTCAGCGCGGCGGTCTCGGGCTGGCTGTCCGACCGGCTCGGGCGTCGCAAGGTCTTCGTCGCCGGCTCCACCGCCCTGTTCGCGGTCGGCCTGGTCGTCCTGGCCCACGCCGAGACGGTCAACGGCTTCTACGTCGCCGAGGTCGTCATGGGCTTCGCGTACGGCATCTACTCGGCGATCGACACCGCGCTCGTCGTGGACGTGCTGCCGAACGCGGACCGTCCCGGCAAGGACCTCGGCGTGATCAACATCGCGAACGCGCTCCCGCAGTCCCTGGCACCCGCCGCCGCGCTGTTCTTCCTGAAGATCGGCACCGACGGCACGGCCGACAACTACCAGCTGATGTGCTGGGCGGCCGGGGCCGTCGCGATCGTCGGCGCCCTCGTGGTGCTGCCGATCAAGCGGGTGCGCTGA
- a CDS encoding carboxylesterase family protein: MLDDLTPTFDSPAGRIRGVRDGAVTRVLGVPYARAERFRPPQPVPVFAEVFQADRPAPVAPQPRADVIDQLLHVVEAEVDEHCQALSITLPGDARADEHLPVMVYVHGGSYVIGGGDLPINDAYDLVSEQRVIVVTVTYRLGVLGFLGDGERVPANLGLLDLIEAFRWVRANIAAFGGDPETVTAFGQSAGADAIAHLMISDGAEGLFRRAVIQSAPLGLSRGRARMNRAMVRAVGELSADTPLDDLLARQARGTRVAAPYGLRGGMPYGTQYGQAPLPAERDLADAWRRVAPRYDVLIGSGSDEAGMYVPVTPGLRRVVRNRVARALVRWWVVRPLTAVIYGRDARAFAERHRQAGGTAVVYRLLRGATASPTGAVHMSDLPLLLGRREAWAGSRFVPERDWPEVERRGPRVRAIWAEFARTGRVAAADDETLTFDRG; encoded by the coding sequence GTGCTCGACGACCTGACCCCGACCTTCGACAGCCCAGCAGGACGGATCCGCGGGGTCCGCGACGGTGCCGTGACCCGGGTGCTCGGTGTGCCGTACGCCCGCGCCGAGCGGTTCCGGCCCCCGCAGCCCGTCCCGGTGTTCGCCGAGGTGTTCCAGGCCGACCGGCCCGCGCCCGTCGCCCCGCAGCCGCGTGCGGACGTGATCGACCAGCTCCTGCACGTCGTCGAGGCCGAGGTCGACGAGCACTGCCAGGCGCTGTCGATCACGCTGCCCGGGGACGCCCGCGCCGACGAACACCTGCCCGTGATGGTCTACGTCCACGGCGGGTCCTACGTGATCGGTGGCGGCGACCTGCCGATCAATGACGCCTACGACCTCGTCAGCGAGCAGCGCGTCATCGTCGTGACGGTGACCTACCGGCTCGGCGTGCTGGGGTTCCTGGGCGACGGTGAGCGCGTGCCGGCGAACCTCGGGCTGCTCGACCTGATCGAGGCCTTCCGCTGGGTGCGCGCCAACATCGCCGCGTTCGGCGGCGACCCGGAGACGGTCACCGCGTTCGGCCAGTCCGCCGGTGCCGACGCGATCGCGCACCTGATGATCAGCGACGGAGCCGAGGGGCTGTTCCGCCGTGCCGTCATCCAGAGCGCTCCGCTCGGCTTGTCCCGTGGCCGTGCGCGGATGAACCGGGCGATGGTCCGCGCCGTCGGCGAGCTGTCCGCGGACACCCCGCTCGACGACCTGCTCGCCCGACAGGCCCGCGGCACCAGGGTCGCCGCGCCGTACGGACTCCGAGGCGGCATGCCGTACGGCACGCAGTACGGACAGGCTCCGCTGCCGGCCGAGCGGGACCTGGCAGACGCCTGGCGCCGGGTCGCGCCGCGGTACGACGTCCTCATCGGTTCCGGCTCGGACGAGGCCGGCATGTACGTGCCCGTGACGCCCGGGCTGCGTCGGGTGGTCCGGAACCGCGTGGCCCGGGCACTCGTGCGCTGGTGGGTCGTGCGGCCGCTCACCGCGGTGATCTACGGGCGCGATGCCCGGGCCTTCGCGGAACGGCACCGACAGGCGGGCGGCACGGCGGTCGTCTACCGGCTGCTGCGCGGCGCCACGGCGTCGCCGACGGGGGCGGTGCACATGAGCGACCTGCCGCTGCTGCTCGGGCGCAGGGAAGCGTGGGCCGGCAGCCGGTTCGTCCCCGAACGGGACTGGCCCGAGGTCGAGCGCCGCGGCCCGCGCGTCCGGGCGATCTGGGCCGAGTTCGCCCGGACCGGGCGGGTGGCCGCCGCCGACGACGAGACGCTGACCTTCGACCGCGGCTGA
- a CDS encoding NUDIX domain-containing protein: protein MEYTDYDTRLAAYGVAVRNGRVLLAMQRFPEAGTWALPGGGVEYDESVEQAVVREFMEETGYEVAVGQLLGVRHLLVPAERRMHENGRPMKAVQVVFRMTVTGGELRDETDGSTERAEWIRIADLPHHRHGLVVPIALGWAGELTA from the coding sequence ATGGAGTACACCGACTACGACACCCGGCTCGCCGCCTACGGCGTGGCCGTCCGCAACGGGCGCGTCCTGCTCGCGATGCAGCGGTTCCCCGAGGCCGGCACGTGGGCGCTCCCCGGTGGCGGGGTCGAGTACGACGAGAGCGTCGAGCAGGCCGTGGTCCGCGAGTTCATGGAGGAGACCGGGTACGAGGTCGCCGTCGGTCAGTTGCTCGGCGTGCGGCACCTCCTGGTGCCCGCGGAGCGACGCATGCACGAGAACGGCCGACCGATGAAGGCCGTGCAGGTCGTCTTCCGCATGACGGTCACCGGCGGCGAGCTCCGCGACGAGACCGACGGCTCGACCGAGCGCGCCGAGTGGATCCGGATCGCCGACCTGCCGCACCACCGTCACGGGCTGGTCGTGCCGATCGCGCTCGGGTGGGCCGGCGAGCTCACCGCCTGA
- a CDS encoding VOC family protein, with product MSIDATKAFSGFSVRDTAEAKAFYTDVLGLDVTEDHGMLGLQLGDGRHVLVYPKGPAHEPAAFTVLNFPVPDVDAAVDELAGRGVTFLHYEGMTDEKGVNRKGGPLIAWFTDPSGNVFSVIAE from the coding sequence ATGAGCATCGATGCGACGAAGGCGTTCAGCGGGTTCTCGGTCCGGGACACCGCCGAGGCGAAGGCGTTCTACACGGACGTCCTCGGGCTCGACGTGACCGAGGACCACGGGATGCTCGGGCTGCAGCTCGGCGACGGTCGGCACGTGCTGGTCTACCCGAAGGGCCCGGCGCACGAGCCCGCCGCGTTCACCGTCCTGAACTTCCCGGTGCCGGACGTCGACGCCGCGGTGGACGAGCTCGCCGGCAGGGGCGTGACGTTCCTGCACTACGAGGGCATGACCGACGAGAAGGGCGTGAACCGGAAGGGCGGACCGCTCATCGCGTGGTTCACCGACCCGTCGGGCAACGTGTTCAGCGTCATCGCGGAGTGA
- a CDS encoding nucleoside/nucleotide kinase family protein, whose translation MRAQGTVDQAVDRAVGLAASGARAVLGIAGAPGAGKSTLARRVVAEVDARLGSGTAVQVPMDGFHLANSALDALGRHDRKGAIDTFDADGYVALVRRLVDATEPVVWAPDFDRRVDEPVAGSIAVPRDTRLVVSEGNYLLDEDTPWSALPGLFTETWFCAVADTVRVDRLVGRHMRHGRDHEAARSWAVEVDGVNAARVAPTVGRASWTILT comes from the coding sequence GTGCGCGCGCAGGGAACGGTCGACCAGGCCGTCGACCGCGCGGTCGGACTCGCCGCGTCGGGGGCGCGGGCCGTGCTCGGCATCGCCGGCGCGCCGGGAGCGGGCAAGAGCACGCTGGCCCGCCGCGTCGTCGCCGAGGTCGACGCGCGCCTGGGCTCCGGCACCGCCGTGCAGGTGCCGATGGACGGCTTCCACCTGGCGAACAGCGCGCTCGACGCCCTGGGCCGTCACGACCGCAAGGGCGCGATCGACACGTTCGACGCCGACGGCTACGTCGCCCTGGTCCGCCGACTGGTGGACGCGACCGAGCCGGTCGTGTGGGCGCCCGACTTCGACCGTCGCGTCGACGAGCCCGTCGCGGGCAGCATCGCCGTCCCGCGCGACACCCGGCTCGTGGTCTCCGAGGGCAACTACCTGCTCGACGAGGACACACCGTGGTCCGCGCTGCCGGGACTGTTCACCGAGACGTGGTTCTGCGCCGTCGCCGACACCGTCCGCGTCGACCGCCTGGTCGGTCGGCACATGCGGCACGGCCGCGACCACGAGGCCGCCCGCAGCTGGGCGGTGGAGGTCGACGGCGTGAACGCTGCACGGGTCGCACCCACGGTGGGCCGGGCCTCCTGGACGATCCTGACCTGA
- a CDS encoding SDR family oxidoreductase, with translation MTIAITGATGNIGGAVARALAADGVPFRMVVRDASRAPELPGTEVRTATFADADASRAALEGVDVLLMVSGAEAQDRLQQHRTFVGAAATAGVRHVVYTSFSGAAADATFTLGRDHWATEEAIRATGMAHTFLRDNFYLDFVEDLVGEDGVIRGPAGDGAMAAVARADVARVATAVLADPSAHLDRTYELTGPVAITLEQAAATVSAERGRAVSYHRETLDEAYASRAQWDPEPWQADAWVSTYTAIAEGALARVSGDVERVTGRAPMTLQDVLRAG, from the coding sequence ATGACCATCGCCATCACCGGAGCCACCGGCAACATCGGGGGCGCCGTCGCCCGCGCGCTCGCCGCGGACGGCGTGCCGTTCCGCATGGTCGTGCGGGACGCGTCGCGTGCACCCGAGCTCCCGGGCACCGAGGTCCGGACGGCCACGTTCGCCGACGCCGACGCGTCGCGCGCGGCGCTCGAGGGCGTCGACGTGCTGCTCATGGTGTCCGGAGCGGAGGCCCAGGACCGCCTCCAGCAGCACCGCACCTTCGTGGGCGCCGCCGCCACTGCCGGGGTCCGGCACGTCGTCTACACGTCGTTCTCCGGCGCGGCCGCTGACGCGACCTTCACCCTCGGGCGCGACCACTGGGCGACGGAGGAGGCGATCCGGGCGACGGGGATGGCGCACACGTTCCTGCGCGACAACTTCTACCTGGACTTCGTCGAGGACCTGGTCGGCGAGGACGGCGTGATCCGGGGACCGGCCGGCGACGGCGCCATGGCCGCGGTCGCCCGTGCCGACGTGGCCCGGGTGGCGACCGCGGTGCTGGCAGACCCGAGCGCGCACCTCGACCGGACGTACGAGCTGACCGGGCCGGTGGCGATCACCCTCGAGCAGGCCGCAGCGACGGTCAGCGCGGAGCGGGGCCGAGCGGTGTCGTACCACCGGGAGACGCTCGACGAGGCCTACGCGTCGCGGGCGCAGTGGGACCCGGAGCCCTGGCAGGCCGACGCCTGGGTCAGCACCTACACGGCGATCGCCGAGGGTGCTCTCGCGCGGGTGTCCGGCGACGTCGAGCGGGTGACGGGTCGTGCGCCGATGACCCTGCAGGACGTGCTGCGCGCGGGCTGA
- a CDS encoding MFS transporter, whose product MSGATALRRAGWVLPVAIVLVALNFRGPIVAPAPVIGDIRLDLGLTTTVAGLLTTIPVLCFALATPLASWVIAKATPERAVSLSLLIVLVGTVVRSLPSAAALLVGTAVIGIGITIGNVVIPVVIRRDTSPERVGIVTGVYTSALNVGSMTTSLGTAPIAALWGWPVAIALWGVLAVVAALGWSYAVGTRAAWLGPRRGSPAEPLPVTGPIDQVLDTGSIRTTTHTATDTARAARPARWVTIGLTLAFGGQAFSYYALTAWIPTLLHDEIGFSKASSGASSSVFQILAVVGALGVPVLASRWRPRAILSLVAFFWLAMPLGLLFAPQLWLLWSVLGGAAQGGGITVIFIIIVRLVSNDVDARRMSAFVQGGGYLLGSAGPLVAGALHDATGGWTATLLTVLVAVLVLGVVGTLAARRVP is encoded by the coding sequence GTGAGCGGCGCCACCGCCCTCCGCCGCGCCGGGTGGGTCCTGCCCGTCGCCATCGTCCTGGTCGCGCTGAACTTCCGCGGGCCGATCGTGGCGCCCGCGCCGGTGATCGGTGACATCAGGCTCGACCTCGGGCTGACGACGACGGTCGCCGGACTGCTGACCACGATCCCGGTGCTCTGCTTCGCGCTGGCGACGCCGCTCGCCAGCTGGGTGATCGCGAAGGCCACGCCCGAGCGCGCGGTGTCGCTCTCACTGCTGATCGTGCTGGTCGGCACCGTCGTCCGGTCGCTACCGAGCGCTGCGGCGCTGCTGGTCGGCACCGCGGTGATCGGCATCGGCATCACGATCGGGAACGTGGTGATCCCGGTCGTCATCCGGCGGGACACCTCCCCCGAGCGCGTCGGCATCGTCACCGGCGTGTACACGTCGGCGCTCAACGTCGGGTCGATGACCACCTCGCTCGGGACCGCACCGATCGCCGCGCTGTGGGGCTGGCCGGTCGCGATCGCGCTCTGGGGCGTGCTCGCGGTCGTCGCCGCGCTGGGGTGGTCGTACGCCGTCGGCACCCGCGCGGCCTGGCTCGGCCCGCGCCGTGGGTCACCCGCCGAGCCGCTGCCCGTCACCGGTCCCATCGACCAGGTGCTCGACACCGGATCGATCCGGACGACGACGCACACCGCCACGGACACGGCGCGGGCCGCTCGACCGGCGCGGTGGGTGACGATCGGGTTGACGCTGGCCTTCGGCGGGCAGGCGTTCTCGTACTACGCGCTGACCGCCTGGATCCCGACGCTGCTGCACGACGAGATCGGGTTCTCGAAGGCGTCGTCCGGGGCGAGCTCGTCGGTGTTCCAGATCCTGGCGGTCGTCGGGGCCCTGGGTGTGCCGGTGCTGGCGTCGCGCTGGCGTCCGCGCGCGATCCTGTCCCTCGTCGCGTTCTTCTGGCTCGCGATGCCCCTCGGCCTGCTGTTCGCGCCGCAGCTCTGGCTGCTGTGGTCGGTGCTCGGCGGTGCGGCACAGGGTGGCGGCATCACCGTCATCTTCATCATCATCGTGCGGCTGGTCTCGAACGACGTCGACGCCCGCAGGATGTCCGCGTTCGTGCAGGGCGGCGGGTACCTGCTCGGGTCGGCCGGGCCCCTCGTCGCCGGGGCCCTGCACGACGCCACCGGCGGCTGGACGGCCACGCTGCTGACCGTCCTGGTCGCGGTGCTCGTGCTCGGTGTCGTCGGCACGCTGGCCGCCCGCCGGGTGCCCTGA
- a CDS encoding HAD hydrolase-like protein has protein sequence MTSPFSAILFDLDGTISDSAPGILDSLTYTFRQVGVPVPDHETLLSFVGPPILDTFHIAMGMDDELAERTLSVYREHYLSHGALDSAMFPGIDVVLRTLHRAGLPISTATSKPETPATYILDHYGLTGDIDVITGASDDEVRSSKADVVEEALRRLDARGFDISRPVLVGDRLHDVEGAAVHGVPTVFAEWGYGSPAEAEGTIARAATPLDLLPILLPGSDAPDAAASAAVRS, from the coding sequence ATGACAAGCCCGTTCAGCGCCATCCTCTTCGACCTCGACGGAACCATCAGCGACTCGGCACCGGGCATCCTCGACAGCCTGACGTACACGTTCCGGCAGGTCGGCGTCCCCGTCCCGGACCACGAGACGCTGCTGTCCTTCGTGGGGCCGCCCATCCTCGACACGTTCCACATCGCGATGGGCATGGACGACGAGCTCGCCGAGCGCACCCTGTCGGTGTACCGCGAGCACTACCTGTCCCACGGCGCACTCGACTCGGCGATGTTCCCGGGGATCGACGTCGTGCTGCGCACCCTGCACCGGGCGGGACTGCCGATCTCGACGGCGACGAGCAAGCCCGAGACCCCGGCGACGTACATCCTCGACCACTACGGCCTGACCGGGGACATCGACGTCATCACGGGCGCCAGCGACGACGAGGTGCGGTCGTCGAAGGCCGACGTGGTCGAAGAGGCCCTGCGACGACTCGATGCCCGTGGGTTCGACATCTCGCGTCCGGTGCTCGTCGGGGACCGGCTGCACGACGTCGAGGGCGCCGCCGTGCACGGCGTGCCGACGGTGTTCGCCGAGTGGGGCTACGGCTCCCCCGCCGAGGCCGAGGGCACCATCGCGCGGGCCGCCACCCCGCTGGACCTGCTGCCGATCCTGCTGCCGGGATCGGATGCCCCCGACGCCGCCGCCAGCGCGGCCGTCCGGTCGTGA
- the nucS gene encoding endonuclease NucS has protein sequence MRLVIARCSVDYAGRLSAHLPLATRLLMLKADGSLLVHSDGGSYKPLNWMSPPCSIEIGEPTDEQAEAGIEQVWTVTQKKTQDKLVVSLYEVIADDSHDLGVDPGLVKDGVEAHLQQLLSEQIELLGDGHTLVRREYMTAIGPVDILARDDAGASVAVEMKRNANIDAVEQLTRYLELMNRDPMLRPVQGVLAAQTVAPQARTLAEDRGIRVLVLDYDAMRGIEGGHTRLF, from the coding sequence GTGCGTCTCGTCATCGCCCGCTGCTCCGTCGACTACGCCGGTCGCCTGTCGGCCCACCTGCCCCTCGCCACGCGCCTGCTCATGCTCAAGGCCGACGGCTCGCTGCTCGTCCACTCGGACGGCGGCAGCTACAAGCCGCTGAACTGGATGAGCCCGCCCTGCTCGATCGAGATCGGCGAGCCCACCGACGAACAGGCCGAGGCCGGCATCGAACAGGTCTGGACCGTCACGCAGAAGAAGACGCAGGACAAGCTCGTCGTCAGCCTGTACGAGGTCATCGCCGATGACAGCCACGACCTCGGCGTGGACCCGGGGCTCGTCAAGGACGGGGTCGAGGCCCACCTGCAACAGCTGCTGTCGGAGCAGATCGAGCTGCTCGGCGACGGGCACACCCTGGTCCGGCGCGAGTACATGACGGCCATCGGCCCGGTCGACATCCTGGCGCGCGACGATGCCGGCGCCAGTGTCGCGGTCGAGATGAAGCGCAACGCCAACATCGATGCGGTCGAGCAGCTGACGCGGTACCTCGAGCTGATGAACCGCGACCCGATGCTGCGCCCGGTGCAGGGCGTGCTCGCGGCGCAGACCGTCGCACCGCAGGCACGCACCCTCGCCGAGGACCGCGGCATCCGCGTGCTGGTCCTCGACTACGACGCGATGCGCGGCATCGAGGGCGGGCACACCCGCCTGTTCTGA